Genomic segment of Streptomyces sp. NBC_01210:
TCGGCCGCGCGGCGGATCCGCGGCGGCTGTACGGCACGGCTGGTGGCGGCCGATCTCGAGGCGGAGCGCCCGTGGTTCGCCACCCAGTACGTCCCCGGTCCTTCGCTGCACGACAAGGTCGCCGAGGAAGGCCCGCTGCAGGCGGCCGAGGTGGCCGCGATCGGTGCGGCGCTCTCGGAAGGCCTGGTCGCGGTGCACGAGGCCGGCGTCGTGCACCGGGACCTGAAGCCGTCGAACATCCTGCTCTCCCCCAAGGGCCCGAGGATCATCGACTTCGGCATCGCCTGGGCGACCGGCGCGAGCACGCTCACCCATGTCGGCACGGCGGTGGGCTCCCCGGGGTTCCTCGCGCCCGAGCAGGTGCGCGGCGCGGCGGTCACTCCGGCCACGGACGTCTTCGCGCTGGGTGCCACTCTTGCGTACGCCGCGACCGCGGACTCCCCGTTCGGGCACGGCAGTTCGGAGGTCATGCTCTACCGGGTGGTGCACGAGGAGCCGCAGCTGTACGGGGTTCCGGACGCGCTGGCTCCGCTCGTACAGGCCTGTCTGGCGAAGGATCCCGAGGAGCGGCCCAGCACGCTGCAGCTGTCGATGCGGCTCAAGGAGATCGCGGCCCGGGAGGCCAACGGGCTGCCGGAGGCCCGGCCGCCGGCCCAGCGCGTGCGTATCGAGGAGGACCGTACGACTTCGCGCTACCCGGAGCGCACGGAGCGCACGGAGCGTTCGGAGCGTTCGGAGCGGACCGAACGTATGGAGCGGCGTACGGCGGGCACGTCCGTGCCGCGTCCGCAGCCCTCGCGCACCGGGGGTACGCGCCCCCAGCCGTCCCGCAACACCTCCCGGACAAACGGCCGTCAGGGCACCAGGCCCGGTACCCGGCCGACGTCGGCCGGGCGGCGGCCCGCCAATCCGCGGCTGCTGCGGCAGCGGATCATCGTGTTCTTCGTCGTGACGCTGATCGTGGCGCTGGGTATCGCCGCGGCCCAGCAGCTCTAGCTGTTGTGGCTGCTCTGGCCGCTCGGGCTGTTGTGGCTGCTCGGGTTCAGGACTGCGGGCGGCCCGTCGCCACGGCGTAGAACGCGACTGCGGCGGCCGCGCCCACATTGAGCGAGTCGACGCCGTGCGCCATCGGGATGCGTACCCACTCGTCGGCGGCGACCAGCGCCTGGGTGGAGAGCCCGTCGCCCTCCGCGCCGAGCATCAGCGCGACGCGCTCCAGCCGGTGCGGGGCCGCCTCGTCGATGACGGAGGCCTTCTCGTCGGGGGTGAGAGCGAGGAGCTTGAAGCCCGCTTCCCGTACGGACTCCAGGCCCTTGGGCCAGGATTCGAGGCGGGCGTACGGGACGGAGAAGACCGCGCCCATGGAGACCTTGACCGAGCGGCGGTAGAGCGGGTCCGCGCAGTCCGGGGAGAGCAGCACGGCGTCCATGCCGAGGGCGGCGGCGCTACGGAAGATCGCCCCGATATTGGTGTGGTCGTTGACCGACTCCATCACGACCACCCGGCGGGTCGTCCGAAGCAGCTCGTCGGCGGTCGGCAGCGGCTTGCGCTGCATGGAGGCGAGCGCGCCACGGTGCACGTGGTAGCCGGTGACCCGCTCGGCGACCTCCGGGCTGACGGCGTAGACCGGGGCCGGGAGTTCGTCGATGACGTCGCGCATCACATCGACCCACTTGGCGGAGAGCAGCATGGAGCGCATCTCGTAACCGGCGTCCTTGGCCCGTCTGATGACCTTCTCGCCCTCGGCGATGAACAGGCCTTCGGCGGGCTCGCGCTTGCGCCGGAGCTCGACGTCGGTCAGGCCCGTGTAGTCGCGCAGGCGCGGGTCGTCGGGATCCTCGACAGTGATGAGATCAGCCACAGGGTGATACTGCCTTCTCCGGGGTGCGGTGCCAACGGCTGGGGCGGAGTTGGGTTACCGCTGGTTACTGTGTTCCTACGGTGACCACGTCACCGATGACGATGACGGCCGGGGGCCGTACGTCCGCGGCCCTGGCCGTCTCGGCGACGGTCCCGAGGGTGGCGTCGACGCGTCGCTGGGAGGCGGTCGTGCCTTCCTGGACCAGGGCGACGGGGGTCTCGGGGGCCTTGCCGTGGGCGACAAGGGTCTGCGCGATCGCGCCGATCTTGTCGACGCCCATGAGGACGACCAGCGTGCCGCGGAGCTTGGCGAGGGACGGCCAGTCGACGAGCGAACGCTCGTCGTCGGGGGCGACATGGCCACTGACGACGGTGAACTCGTGGGCCACTCCGCGGTGGGTGACCGGGATTCCGGCGGCGCCGGGGACAGAGATCGAGCTGGAGATACCGGGCACGACGGTGCAGGCGATGCCGGCCTCGGCGAGGGCCTGGGCCTCTTCCATGCCGCGGCCGAAGACGAAGGGGTCCCCGCCCTTGAGGCGTACGACCGCCTTGCCGGCCTTGGCATGCTCGATCAGGGCCTTGTTGATGGCCTCCTGGGCCATGTAGCGGCCGTACGGGATCTTCGCTGCGTCGATCACCTCGACGTGCGGCGGGAGTTCGTCGAGGAGGTCACGGGGGCCGAGGCGGTCGGCGATGACGACGTCGGCCTCGGCGAGGAGGCGGCGACCGCGGACGGTGATCAGGTCGGGATCACCGGGACCACCGCCGACGAGAGCGACGCCCGGGGTGCGGGTGCGGTGGTGGGGGGCGGCGAGGGTGCCGTCGCGCAGGCCCTCGACGATGGCGTCGCGGAGCGCGGCGGAACGGCGGGGGTCGCGGCCGGACACCTCAGTGGTGAGGACGGCGACGGTCACTCCTTCGGATCGGCCGGTTGCAGGGGTCCAGGCGGTGGCGGCGCCGGCGTCGTCGGAGCGTACGCACCAGGTGCGGGTGCGCTCGGCCTCGGCGGAGGCGGCGTTGTTCGCTTCGGCGTCGGAGGTGGCGACGAGGGCGTACCAGGTGTCGGCGAGGTCGCCGTCGGCGTAGGCGCGCTTGATCCAGCGGATCTCGCCGGCGTCGGCCATCGCCTCGACGGAGGGCGTCGCGGACGGCGATACGAGAACGATGTCGGCACCGGCCGCGATAAGCGCGGGCAGCCGACGCTGGGCGACCTGACCGCCGCCGATGACGACGACGCGCCGCCCGGAGAGGCGGAGTCCGACGGGATAGGCGGGGTGCGCGGCGTGCTCGGCCATGACGGTACGGGCTCCTCGGGCGGGGCGTGCGTGGTACGGGTCCGCTGCGGCGCTGAAGCGGCTGGTGGGCGGGGTGTCAGCGCCCGCGGACCAGCTTACGGGGCGGGGGGGTGCGGGGGCGGGCCCGGGAGACTTTCCTTACCCCGCCCTGCCCCGCCCCTTCCGGAGCCGGGGACGGGCCCCGGGGCCGGAAGGGGCGGGGCGGACGGTTGCGCAGGCCGGCGCCCCGGATTCCCGGCGCCCCCAACCCCGTGCCGCGACCCGTTACTTCGTCGCGACCCGTTACTTCTCCGTCACGCCCGCCGAGTCGAACGTTGCCACCTCGTGCATCGCCCTGGCCGCGCTCTGGACCACCGGGAGCGCCAGCAGCGCGCCCGTGCCCTCGCCGAGGCGAAGGTCCAGGTCCACCAGAGGGCGCAGGCCCAGTTTGTTGAGGGCCGCCACGTGGCCCGGCTCTGCGCTGCGGTGGCCCGCGATGCAGGCCGCCAGGGCCTCCGGCGCGATCGCACGGGCCACCAGTGCCGCCGCGCCCGCCGAGACGCCGTCCAGCACCACCGGCGTACGCAGCGACGCGCCGCCCAGGATGAAGCCGACCAGCGCCGCGTGCTCCAGGCCGCCGACTGCCGAAAGCACGCCGATCGGGTCCGCCGGGTCCGGCGCGTGCAGTTCCAGCGCGCGGCGCACGACATCGACCTTGCGCGCGTGCATCTCGTCGTTGATGCCGGTACCGCGGCCCGTGATCTCGCTCGGGTCGATCTCCGTGTACACGGAGATCAGCGCCGCCGAGACCGTCGTGTTGGCGATGCCCATCTCACCGGTGAGCAGCGCCTTGTTCCCCGCGGCCACCAAGTCCCGCGCCGTCTCGATACCGACCTCGACCGCCGAGAGGACCTCCTCGCGGCTCAGCGCGAGACCGGTCGTGAAGTCGGCCGTACCCGGCCTGACCTTGCGCGGCAGCAGACCCGGCGTGGCGGGAAGGTCCCCGGCCACACCCACGTCGATGACGCAGACCTCGGCGCCGACCTGGTTGGCGAATGCGTTGCACACCGCCCCGCCGCCAAGGAAGTTGGCGACCATCTGGGCCGTCACCTCCTGCGGCCAGGCGGTGACCCCCTGCGCGTGCACCCCGTGGTCACCCGCGAAGATCGCGACCGCCGCGGGCTCCGGGATCGGCGGCGGGCACATCCGGGACAGGCCGCTCAGCTGGGCGGAGATGATCTCCAGCATGCCGAGCGCTCCGGCCGGCTTGGTCATCCGCTTCTGCCGCTCCCACGCCTCGCCCAGCGCCTTCGCGTCCAGCGGACGGATGTTGGAGACGGTCTCCTGGAGCAGATCGTGCGGCTCCTCGCCGGGCAGGGCACGGCGGCCGTACGTCTCCTCGTGCACGACCCAGGACAGCGGCCGGCGCTTGGACCAGCCCGCCTGCATCAGCTCGGGCTCCTCCGGGAACTCGTCGACGTAACCGACACAGAGGTACGCCACGACTTCGAGGTGCTCCGGCAGACCCAGCGCGCGCACCATCTCGCGCTCGTCGAAGAAGCTGACCCAGCCGACGCCGAGGCCTTCGGCCCGGGCTGCGAGCCAGAGATTCTCGACGGCGAGGGCCGAGGAGTACGGGGCCATCTGCGGCTGGGTGTGACGGCCGAGGGTGTGGCGGCCGCCGCGCGTCGGGTCGGCGGTGACCACGATGTTCACCGGGGTGTCGAGGATCGCCTCGATCTTCAGTTCCTTGAACTGCTTGGCCCGGCCCTTCGGCAGGGACTTGGCGTACGCCTCCCGCTGGCGCTGCGCCAGTTCGTGCATCGTCCGCCGGGTCTCGGCCGAGCGGATGACGACGAAGTCCCAGGGCTGCGAGTGGCCGACGCTGGGGGCTGTGTGCGCGGCCTCGAGCACACGCAGCAGCACCTCGTGCGGGATGGGGTCGGAACGGAAGCCGTTGCGGATGTCCCGGCGCTCACGCATCACGCGGAGTACGGCTTCGCGCTCGGCGTCGTCGTAGCCGGGTGCGGGCGCGGTCCCGGCAGCGGCCGCTGCGGGGACCGGCTCCGGCTCGGGTGCGGGCGCGGGCTCCTCGGCCTCGACGACCTCAGCCACGTCGATCACCTCGATCACCTCGGGAGCCGACTCGGGCTCGG
This window contains:
- the cobA gene encoding uroporphyrinogen-III C-methyltransferase; translated protein: MAEHAAHPAYPVGLRLSGRRVVVIGGGQVAQRRLPALIAAGADIVLVSPSATPSVEAMADAGEIRWIKRAYADGDLADTWYALVATSDAEANNAASAEAERTRTWCVRSDDAGAATAWTPATGRSEGVTVAVLTTEVSGRDPRRSAALRDAIVEGLRDGTLAAPHHRTRTPGVALVGGGPGDPDLITVRGRRLLAEADVVIADRLGPRDLLDELPPHVEVIDAAKIPYGRYMAQEAINKALIEHAKAGKAVVRLKGGDPFVFGRGMEEAQALAEAGIACTVVPGISSSISVPGAAGIPVTHRGVAHEFTVVSGHVAPDDERSLVDWPSLAKLRGTLVVLMGVDKIGAIAQTLVAHGKAPETPVALVQEGTTASQRRVDATLGTVAETARAADVRPPAVIVIGDVVTVGTQ
- a CDS encoding serine/threonine-protein kinase: MAMMRLRREDPRVVGSFRLHRRLGAGGMGVVYLGSDRRGQRVALKVIRPDLAEDQEFRSRFAREVSAARRIRGGCTARLVAADLEAERPWFATQYVPGPSLHDKVAEEGPLQAAEVAAIGAALSEGLVAVHEAGVVHRDLKPSNILLSPKGPRIIDFGIAWATGASTLTHVGTAVGSPGFLAPEQVRGAAVTPATDVFALGATLAYAATADSPFGHGSSEVMLYRVVHEEPQLYGVPDALAPLVQACLAKDPEERPSTLQLSMRLKEIAAREANGLPEARPPAQRVRIEEDRTTSRYPERTERTERSERSERTERMERRTAGTSVPRPQPSRTGGTRPQPSRNTSRTNGRQGTRPGTRPTSAGRRPANPRLLRQRIIVFFVVTLIVALGIAAAQQL
- a CDS encoding TrmH family RNA methyltransferase; translation: MADLITVEDPDDPRLRDYTGLTDVELRRKREPAEGLFIAEGEKVIRRAKDAGYEMRSMLLSAKWVDVMRDVIDELPAPVYAVSPEVAERVTGYHVHRGALASMQRKPLPTADELLRTTRRVVVMESVNDHTNIGAIFRSAAALGMDAVLLSPDCADPLYRRSVKVSMGAVFSVPYARLESWPKGLESVREAGFKLLALTPDEKASVIDEAAPHRLERVALMLGAEGDGLSTQALVAADEWVRIPMAHGVDSLNVGAAAAVAFYAVATGRPQS
- the cobT gene encoding nicotinate-nucleotide--dimethylbenzimidazole phosphoribosyltransferase; the protein is MTDTGQVPGEGLPENAGMVEQPGIPAAGAYTFLGPSENGPEEDDLLLMPGAQGAWSDPQPGAAPVPPGMGAQGPVAQAPVAQMPMAPAPGHVVGGLAPVAVPVEQTPVPEHMAAGHQVFEHQVFEQQVSERLGSEQHVEVAAPVQMPAGQEFVGQEFVAQDFVAQDFVAQEFVAQEFVAPGLAEPAAMAEPVAPAFAEEQPVPVAEPFVPVAPVAQVPPLSEPGAHEAGGRDSGSVDLNGVRIPPTSATPTPPPARRPLHMGPPVPDTSGGVVRSLADRGPAGATPPHAVSVPNSGSPTTGVEYLDIPRDGSAMLPGPQLGEIPPQAGAPWDPRPPQPQMPSVVPAETVVPEPAPFVAEAEAVPASVPDPVPAPVPDPAPVAEPEPTSVGQFVPVDGSLPTTPHLAPTPVDVLVQPEMVQQEPVPEPEPEVEPAAEPEPEPVQEAQAVAEPVSVPVPEPQAVAKVPAPRDGGWDVPQEVSAETAAQPAPVIEPEPESAPEVIEVIDVAEVVEAEEPAPAPEPEPVPAAAAAGTAPAPGYDDAEREAVLRVMRERRDIRNGFRSDPIPHEVLLRVLEAAHTAPSVGHSQPWDFVVIRSAETRRTMHELAQRQREAYAKSLPKGRAKQFKELKIEAILDTPVNIVVTADPTRGGRHTLGRHTQPQMAPYSSALAVENLWLAARAEGLGVGWVSFFDEREMVRALGLPEHLEVVAYLCVGYVDEFPEEPELMQAGWSKRRPLSWVVHEETYGRRALPGEEPHDLLQETVSNIRPLDAKALGEAWERQKRMTKPAGALGMLEIISAQLSGLSRMCPPPIPEPAAVAIFAGDHGVHAQGVTAWPQEVTAQMVANFLGGGAVCNAFANQVGAEVCVIDVGVAGDLPATPGLLPRKVRPGTADFTTGLALSREEVLSAVEVGIETARDLVAAGNKALLTGEMGIANTTVSAALISVYTEIDPSEITGRGTGINDEMHARKVDVVRRALELHAPDPADPIGVLSAVGGLEHAALVGFILGGASLRTPVVLDGVSAGAAALVARAIAPEALAACIAGHRSAEPGHVAALNKLGLRPLVDLDLRLGEGTGALLALPVVQSAARAMHEVATFDSAGVTEK